AGAATATTGAAAGTTTACCTTTTCAAAAACATTTGTATGACTGTCTTGATCAATCTGACACGAGATACAATGCTGGAAAGATGTCGCTCGAGTGTAGAATTGCTACGTACCGCACGATGTTGTAGAGCTCATACTAGAGAGACTTCCGGTCAAGTCTCTACTGAGATTAAGGTCTGTATCAAAGACGTGGAAATTGACAATCCAGACCCAACGTTTCCAGGAAAGACAGTTGGGCCATCGTAGGCGATCACGAGATCCGGATATACTTTTCGTTCACTATGCACATAATGATGGGTGCCTGCCTACAGATGCTCGAAGATTTATGTTTGGATCATCAATAGCTTATACGGTCTGTTTCCCTACTTCATGCACGTCGGTCTGCCAAAATACATGTGACGGTCTAATATGCTTCTACACCAAGTACGTCCCGAGTGTCTGTGTCGTGGTGGTGAATCCCGCCACTAGGTGGCATCAAAGTTTACCTCTTGCCAGAATTCAACAGCTCTGCATCGTCAGGGATGCAAAAACATCGTATAGCTCATATCATAAGCTTGGATTCGGTAAAGACAAACTAAGGGGTACATACAAGccagtttttttatataattcatCTGAATTTGGCCTAGACAACGTTACTACTTGTGAAGTTTTCGACTTTAGCATGAACACTTGGAGGTACGTTCACCCTGCTTCTCCTTATCGAATAATTGTTCGCCATGCTCCTCTGTACGTAGATGGGTCCCTTTATTGGTTAACTGACTGTGAAGAAACCAAAGTATTATCTTTCGATCTTCACACTGAAACTTTCCAAGTTATCTGTAAAGCTCCCTTTTCCCATGTACATGATCCTTTCAGATTCACCATGTGCATCCTCGATAACTGCTTGAGTGTATCCGAGAGTAACTGGCCCATCCAAGATATATGGTTGTTAGATTCTTCAGGCGGTAACATCAATACGTGGAAGAAAATGTTTACGATAGATATCAGTAAACCTCTTCGTTGGTGTGGAGGAACCTCACTCTTAACGATAGCAGTTTTAGAGAAGAACAAGTTATTAATTCGTGGTCGTTGTCATCGTAAGGAACCACTGGTGATACATGATCTCCATACCAAATCTTATGAGTTAGTATTCACAGATAACAATCCTTTGTTTCTGTTTGTTACTTCGAAAGTTTGTTTTCTGCTTTATCAAACTagttttctctttcttttcttttttaccgAATTACCGATGAACCATTGGAATTAATTAACATCTTATGCACTTTAATGTGACCTTGATCTTGTCTACTTTGTcttcttactatatatattcaGCGTTACTTTATAAAGTTTCCACATTCATGATAACATGGAACTTGGATCCCTTGTATACTGTTACTAAATAAAATACTCTGCTTCCTAATGCTTTAGTTTATATGATTTCCAACTATATATGAACCTCCTGTGTGTAACCGTTTTATCTGATATATGCTTCGCTTCGCTGCAGTATCATATTATGTGAATCTTAGAATTATTGTGTGGTTGCatgattttgacattttttttccaACTGTTATGCAAGTACCAGCTTGATAGCCATATTTTCCTTACATATTATTCTTATCACGATCGCTCTCCGTTCTCAAGGCTTCTTAGCTCTTCACAAAGTCCTCCTTTTTCCACGGGAACATCCATGACAATTGTGGCTTACGGTTAGGTGGTGCCATTCAcgtaaatatattgttttgtattAATATCCCGAAGCTTTCTAGCAaggtaatattttgtttataccTTTCCAATCGGGCCCGGACGATCCACGTTATTAAGTGAACATGGAAATGAAAATTTACTTCTACCTTTCCTTTTACCGAGCGGTAAAAAATGATCAATATGGAGATGCACCTTCTTTTTGGGTTCAGTTAGGAGATGCACTTACATGCATGCATGAAAGATCTTTTCATATGATGATGTCTTTGAGATATTATAAACACacaatatttaacaaaattctTACAACAAATTACATTCTCTCATTTAACCAAATCCATAAGCTGCAGCATTACAATACAAGTAAATCTTAAAAAACTCATTTCAAGAAGAGTTacatttttcaaagaaaaaaaaacaaaactttccAGGTCTCTCTCTATTCTCCTCTTCGCTTTGAACTACAAAGATATCAACTACATCCATCCAACAGTCCATCCCAGGAGCAAATCTTCTTGAATGTGATGACCCAACAGAAGAGGAATATTCAGAGGCATGAAACCTGGAGAAGATGGTTGGTTCTGTGGACGAACAacaggaggaggagaagagacaggatcttcttgaacctgtttcgttgatgatgaagaagagtgGGAAGAGGTTGTTAGCTTGGGAGCTCTTTTAGAGTCTTCTTGGACAAAGTAACGGTTGGCTGTTCTTTGCCACACTGCTCTTGCTTCTGCTGCTGCCATCATTTCACACCATAACTCTGTTATATTAGATAACAAATAAACAAGAATCAATTAAAGATCAATGTGACTCATAAATCAGGCAGATTAGATAACATTTGATTACCATTCATAGAAGACAATGAATCATAATCAGTGGCGGACCCACGTTAAGAGTTATGGTGTCATATGACAccacaaatatattataaaatcgATAGTTGACAGTAGCGTATTTGGTTAGGAAGCTTGGTGCTGAACCCGCAAACCTGGGATCGA
This portion of the Raphanus sativus cultivar WK10039 unplaced genomic scaffold, ASM80110v3 Scaffold0099, whole genome shotgun sequence genome encodes:
- the LOC130494312 gene encoding uncharacterized protein LOC130494312; this translates as MNELWCEMMAAAEARAVWQRTANRYFVQEDSKRAPKLTTSSHSSSSSTKQVQEDPVSSPPPVVRPQNQPSSPGFMPLNIPLLLGHHIQEDLLLGWTVGWM